One window of Candidatus Microthrix subdominans genomic DNA carries:
- the ligA gene encoding NAD-dependent DNA ligase LigA, with amino-acid sequence MVQGDRRFEGRVVSVGGAAVDPERVPERVDELRRQLDRWNAEYYAGEPTVADADFDEAMRELSGLEAAHPELAAADSPTRNVGAAAASATFAAVTHAVPMMSIDNAMSADELRGWAERARRRLDAAGYPPEGSDAPIQYSCELKIDGLAMSLRYEGGRFVRAATRGDGRVGEDVTANVATIPEIPHELGDGAPEVLEVRGEVYLPVPVFERLNEARDAAGQPRYANPRNTAAGSLRQKDATITRSRHLNFWCYQLGELVGAERPPGHAAVLDWLGSMGFPVNPNTSTFDDLDDVLDYIEHWVAHRHDLDYEIDGVVVKIDELAAQQALGATSKAPRWAIAYKLPPEERTTRLTDIQVSIGRTGAATPFAVLEPVVIAGSTVGMATLHNQDQVAAKDVRPGDTVIVRKAGDVIPEVVAPVLADRPDGTEPWVFPTRCPCPLGSTLVRPEGEAKHRCVTAECPFQRLARLAHFASRGALDIDGLGERQLQRFLDLDLLADVADIYSLDYKAIAQLDGYQQRSVDNLAASIEASKTRPLERLLVGLNIFHLGPAGAEVLARHFDDLDAIMSADVEQLGALDGIGPIIAASVAQFLAMEDNVNLVERLRAAGLNFEGTGGPSIEQTLDGASVVVTGTLSGFTRDGAAAAIKERGGKSPGSVSKKTTAVVVGDEPGASKLTKAQELGVPILDEAGFVALLATGTLPE; translated from the coding sequence ATCGTCCAAGGGGACCGGCGATTCGAAGGGCGGGTCGTGAGCGTCGGCGGGGCAGCGGTCGATCCCGAGCGAGTACCCGAACGGGTCGACGAGCTGCGCCGGCAGCTCGACCGCTGGAATGCCGAGTACTACGCGGGTGAGCCCACGGTGGCCGATGCCGATTTCGACGAGGCGATGCGCGAGCTGAGCGGGCTCGAGGCAGCCCATCCGGAGCTGGCCGCCGCCGACAGCCCCACCCGGAACGTGGGTGCCGCCGCTGCGAGCGCGACCTTCGCAGCGGTGACCCATGCGGTGCCGATGATGAGCATCGACAACGCCATGTCGGCGGACGAGCTGCGCGGCTGGGCCGAACGTGCCCGGCGCCGCCTCGACGCGGCCGGCTACCCGCCCGAGGGGTCTGACGCTCCGATCCAGTACAGCTGCGAGCTGAAGATCGACGGCCTTGCGATGTCACTGCGCTACGAGGGCGGTCGGTTCGTGCGGGCGGCCACCCGCGGCGACGGGCGGGTGGGTGAGGACGTCACCGCCAACGTGGCGACGATCCCGGAGATCCCCCACGAGCTGGGCGACGGCGCCCCCGAGGTGCTGGAGGTGCGCGGCGAGGTCTACCTGCCGGTACCGGTGTTCGAGCGCCTCAACGAGGCACGCGATGCGGCGGGCCAGCCTCGCTACGCCAACCCGCGCAACACCGCCGCCGGGTCGCTGCGCCAGAAGGACGCCACGATCACCCGCAGCCGGCACCTGAACTTCTGGTGCTACCAGCTGGGTGAGCTGGTGGGGGCGGAGCGCCCGCCGGGCCACGCGGCGGTGCTCGATTGGCTGGGATCGATGGGGTTCCCGGTCAACCCCAACACCTCGACCTTCGACGATCTCGACGACGTCCTTGACTACATCGAGCACTGGGTCGCCCACCGCCACGATCTCGACTACGAGATCGACGGCGTCGTCGTCAAGATCGACGAGCTGGCCGCCCAGCAGGCGTTGGGCGCCACCTCCAAGGCGCCCCGGTGGGCGATCGCCTACAAGCTGCCCCCGGAGGAGCGCACCACCCGTCTCACCGACATCCAGGTGTCGATCGGTCGCACCGGTGCCGCCACGCCCTTCGCCGTGCTCGAGCCGGTCGTCATCGCCGGTTCGACGGTGGGCATGGCCACCCTGCACAACCAGGACCAGGTGGCGGCCAAGGATGTGCGGCCCGGCGACACGGTGATCGTCCGCAAGGCGGGCGACGTCATCCCCGAGGTGGTCGCTCCCGTGTTGGCCGACCGCCCGGATGGCACCGAGCCCTGGGTGTTCCCCACCCGCTGCCCCTGTCCGCTCGGCAGCACCCTGGTGCGCCCCGAAGGCGAGGCCAAGCACCGCTGCGTCACCGCCGAATGCCCCTTTCAGCGCCTGGCCCGCCTCGCCCACTTCGCGTCGCGCGGTGCGCTCGACATCGACGGGCTGGGCGAACGCCAGCTCCAGCGCTTCCTCGATCTCGACCTGCTCGCCGACGTCGCCGACATCTACTCGCTCGACTACAAGGCGATCGCCCAGCTCGACGGGTATCAGCAGCGCTCGGTCGACAACCTGGCCGCCTCGATCGAGGCCTCGAAGACCCGCCCCTTGGAGCGGCTCTTGGTCGGGCTCAACATCTTTCACCTCGGGCCGGCCGGCGCCGAGGTGCTGGCCCGCCACTTCGATGACCTGGACGCCATCATGTCCGCCGACGTCGAGCAGCTCGGCGCCCTCGACGGAATCGGGCCGATCATCGCCGCGTCGGTAGCCCAGTTTCTTGCCATGGAGGACAACGTCAACCTGGTCGAGCGTCTGCGGGCGGCCGGCCTGAACTTCGAGGGCACCGGCGGGCCGTCGATCGAGCAGACCCTCGACGGCGCATCGGTCGTCGTCACCGGCACGCTGTCAGGCTTCACGAGGGACGGGGCGGCCGCGGCGATCAAGGAGCGGGGCGGCAAGTCCCCCGGTTCGGTGTCGAAGAAGACGACAGCGGTGGTCGTCGGCGACGAGCCGGGGGCGTCCAAGCTGACCAAGGCCCAGGAGCTGGGGGTGCCCATCCTCGATGAGGCCGGGTTCGTCGCCCTGCTGGCGACCGGGACGCTTCCCGAGTGA
- a CDS encoding protein kinase: protein MAPRRPEALIGREIAGQFRLDRYLGRGRSTLVFAALDLVTGDEVAIKLLASSLTSDVGFMRRFRHVLRAASAMDHPNVLRVIAWGEERELFVVTELMAGPLRSVLRPGGGLSAGQTAAMAVDASRALAFLSQRNLVHRRLHPSNLLVSADGRVVVGDAGLAWILAHHSGHQFSDFRYLAPEVGGGSAGAPLDVYALGLIMIETLCGDIPMLAADVNATLGMRHDRDVRVGQDWGRIGRAIGAAGRADPNRRVPAAQLDVGLMALIDQLGGSRVDLPHVDPAAYSDELEAMRLIVRSRAPAVAPAGVPGPASRSERSAGGQPATARQAEPSTRPVGSPGSSTTAPGTRPGPSARRAPRRPPPATRPGPPARRAPRRPPPATRPGPPACRRLAALRVPPAPTPPKLERAQRRAQAAQLPVEPGSPPVGPTPPSLRPDPGDGRRTGQRPPSA, encoded by the coding sequence ATGGCGCCACGACGGCCGGAAGCTCTCATAGGTCGCGAGATCGCTGGCCAGTTCCGGCTCGACCGGTATCTCGGGCGGGGCCGTTCCACCCTGGTCTTCGCCGCGCTCGATCTCGTCACCGGCGACGAGGTGGCGATCAAGCTGCTCGCCAGCTCGCTCACCAGCGACGTGGGTTTCATGCGTCGGTTCCGCCACGTGCTGCGGGCGGCCTCTGCCATGGATCACCCCAACGTGTTGCGGGTGATCGCCTGGGGTGAGGAGCGGGAACTGTTCGTGGTGACCGAGCTGATGGCGGGGCCGTTGCGGTCGGTCTTGCGGCCTGGCGGGGGCCTGTCGGCCGGACAGACGGCGGCGATGGCGGTGGACGCCTCGCGGGCGCTGGCATTTCTGAGTCAGCGCAACCTGGTGCACCGGCGCCTCCACCCGTCCAACCTGCTCGTCTCCGCCGACGGCAGGGTGGTGGTGGGCGACGCCGGCCTCGCCTGGATCCTGGCCCATCACTCGGGGCATCAGTTCTCCGATTTCCGTTACCTGGCCCCCGAGGTGGGCGGCGGGAGCGCCGGCGCCCCGCTCGACGTCTATGCGCTCGGCCTGATCATGATCGAGACGCTCTGCGGGGACATCCCGATGCTGGCCGCAGACGTCAACGCCACGCTGGGCATGCGCCACGATCGCGATGTGAGGGTCGGTCAGGACTGGGGCCGGATCGGCCGGGCGATCGGAGCCGCAGGGCGGGCCGACCCCAACCGGCGGGTGCCAGCGGCTCAGCTCGACGTGGGCCTGATGGCGCTGATCGACCAGCTTGGCGGCAGCCGGGTCGACCTCCCGCATGTGGACCCGGCGGCCTACAGCGACGAGTTGGAAGCGATGCGGTTGATCGTGCGCAGTCGCGCACCGGCCGTGGCCCCCGCCGGTGTGCCCGGACCGGCGTCACGGTCGGAACGCAGCGCCGGCGGGCAGCCAGCCACCGCCCGGCAGGCCGAACCGTCGACCCGGCCCGTCGGCTCGCCGGGCTCCTCGACGACCGCCCCCGGAACCCGACCCGGCCCGTCGGCTCGCCGGGCTCCTCGACGACCGCCCCCCGCGACCCGACCAGGCCCGCCGGCTCGCCGGGCTCCTCGACGACCGCCCCCCGCGACCCGACCGGGTCCGCCGGCCTGCCGCCGACTGGCCGCGCTGCGGGTCCCACCCGCTCCGACCCCACCGAAGTTGGAGCGAGCGCAGCGCCGGGCGCAAGCGGCTCAGCTGCCGGTGGAACCGGGATCGCCGCCGGTGGGACCGACACCGCCGAGCCTCCGGCCCGATCCTGGCGACGGCCGAAGGACGGGCCAACGGCCGCCGAGCGCTTGA
- a CDS encoding PASTA domain-containing protein yields the protein MPADQGAEGDVPNPDAPTAEQVASRRTWVFGLLAAMAIVLVLFVGVQRLVLAEAGTVPNLVGATEQEARQEATEQRWRLNVTEVRRDGTEVDEILTQSPDEGTRLEAGESLDITVSIGQTLVNLPDLDGLDRAEAEAIITFSGMKLGTVTNQYDAETRGGIILSYDAPGEDGKVPKGSKVNLVISDGARPRKVPADLAGKNALDVAQALEKVSLKPVVERVQDPSVQLGYVVSVEPASGTEVEFESEVKVRVSSPRDKAIVPDVAGKSTLQADADLRAAGLNVLGIQGPPGNPVLRTIPAAGTEVSQGTAVRLVTA from the coding sequence ATGCCCGCTGACCAGGGGGCGGAGGGCGACGTCCCAAACCCCGACGCCCCCACCGCCGAACAGGTGGCCAGCCGTCGCACCTGGGTGTTCGGCCTGCTGGCTGCGATGGCGATCGTGCTGGTCCTCTTTGTCGGCGTGCAACGGCTGGTGCTGGCGGAGGCCGGCACCGTACCCAACCTGGTGGGAGCCACCGAGCAGGAGGCTCGCCAGGAGGCGACCGAGCAGCGGTGGCGGCTCAACGTCACCGAGGTGCGGCGCGACGGAACCGAAGTCGACGAGATCCTCACCCAATCACCGGACGAAGGCACCAGGCTGGAGGCGGGGGAGTCCCTCGACATCACCGTGTCGATCGGCCAGACCCTGGTGAACCTGCCCGACCTCGATGGGCTCGACCGTGCCGAGGCCGAAGCGATCATCACCTTTTCCGGGATGAAGCTGGGAACGGTCACGAACCAATACGACGCCGAGACGCGCGGTGGCATCATTTTGTCCTATGACGCACCCGGCGAGGATGGCAAGGTCCCGAAGGGCTCAAAGGTCAACCTGGTGATCTCCGATGGCGCGCGACCCCGCAAGGTTCCGGCCGACCTGGCGGGCAAGAACGCGCTGGACGTGGCTCAGGCACTCGAGAAGGTCTCGCTGAAGCCGGTGGTCGAGCGGGTTCAGGATCCGTCCGTGCAGCTCGGTTATGTCGTCTCGGTGGAACCGGCCTCCGGGACCGAGGTCGAGTTCGAGTCCGAGGTCAAGGTGCGGGTGTCCTCGCCGCGTGACAAGGCGATCGTGCCCGACGTCGCCGGCAAGTCGACACTGCAGGCCGATGCCGACCTGCGAGCGGCCGGCTTGAACGTTCTGGGTATTCAGGGCCCTCCGGGCAACCCGGTGCTTCGAACCATCCCGGCCGCCGGCACCGAGGTCTCCCAGGGCACCGCCGTCCGGCTGGTGACCGCATAG
- a CDS encoding glycosyltransferase family 2 protein, whose translation MAFVLAVRNEEADLAATVASIRAQRHGSGSLAIAVAPSDDDTLAVARQLAADDAGITVVDNPRSWVSHGLNRAIAATSAEFVVRVDGHCTLPPDYTSLAVEALDRTGADVVGGVQSATGAPGTQQAVAMAMSSRLGVGNSRFHYGGSAGPSDTVYLGVFRRSALDRVGGFDETLLRNQDYELNWRIRDSGGEVWFEPAMVVTYRPRPSLRALASQYRQYGTWKRVMLKRHPRSLRARQLVAPVMVVGVTGTAAVAAWTEDPRWLLPAVTYAAAVTVGGLAAGRSAPTVSRIRVPAALAVMHWAWGLGFLFGRPVPPPVAED comes from the coding sequence GTGGCGTTCGTGTTGGCGGTCCGCAACGAGGAGGCGGACCTGGCTGCCACCGTCGCGTCCATCCGCGCCCAGCGTCACGGTTCCGGGTCGTTGGCGATCGCTGTGGCGCCCTCCGACGACGACACCTTGGCCGTCGCCCGCCAACTCGCCGCCGACGATGCCGGGATCACCGTGGTCGACAACCCCCGCAGTTGGGTCAGCCACGGGTTGAATCGGGCGATCGCCGCCACGTCGGCCGAGTTCGTCGTCCGGGTTGACGGCCACTGCACGTTGCCGCCCGACTACACCTCGCTGGCGGTCGAAGCGCTCGACCGCACCGGGGCGGATGTCGTTGGTGGCGTCCAGTCGGCCACGGGTGCCCCTGGAACCCAACAGGCGGTGGCGATGGCGATGTCATCCCGGCTGGGCGTCGGCAACTCACGCTTTCACTACGGCGGATCGGCGGGGCCGTCGGACACGGTGTACCTCGGGGTGTTTCGCCGCAGCGCGCTCGACCGGGTGGGTGGTTTCGACGAGACGCTGCTGCGCAATCAGGACTACGAGCTGAACTGGCGCATCCGCGACAGCGGCGGCGAGGTGTGGTTCGAACCGGCGATGGTCGTCACCTACCGGCCCCGCCCGTCGCTGCGGGCGCTGGCGTCCCAGTACCGCCAGTACGGCACGTGGAAGCGGGTAATGCTCAAGCGCCATCCCCGCTCGCTCCGGGCCCGTCAGTTGGTCGCGCCGGTCATGGTCGTCGGCGTGACCGGCACCGCAGCGGTGGCGGCCTGGACCGAGGATCCGCGGTGGTTGCTGCCGGCGGTCACCTATGCGGCGGCGGTGACGGTCGGTGGTCTCGCCGCCGGTCGCAGCGCTCCGACCGTCAGCCGCATCCGGGTGCCGGCTGCACTGGCGGTCATGCACTGGGCGTGGGGGCTGGGGTTCCTGTTCGGACGACCGGTGCCGCCCCCCGTCGCCGAGGACTGA
- a CDS encoding SCP2 sterol-binding domain-containing protein, producing the protein MDKHKFLTPEWVAAATALRDEMDDEVPPPAHSVRMNQIVNEVPVEVAEGDVLAYMDTSEGEMKMGLGQLDDPDLTVTLDYATAKAILVDGNPQAGMQAFMAGKIKVQGDMTKLMAMQAGPIDPSAQKLAEAISAMTEEIEDA; encoded by the coding sequence GTGGACAAGCACAAGTTCCTGACACCCGAGTGGGTGGCTGCGGCCACCGCACTTCGCGACGAGATGGACGACGAAGTTCCCCCTCCCGCTCATTCGGTGCGCATGAACCAGATCGTCAACGAGGTTCCCGTCGAGGTTGCCGAGGGCGACGTCCTCGCCTACATGGACACCTCCGAGGGCGAGATGAAGATGGGTCTGGGGCAGTTGGACGATCCCGACCTGACCGTCACGCTCGACTACGCCACCGCCAAGGCCATCCTCGTCGACGGCAACCCGCAGGCGGGCATGCAGGCCTTCATGGCCGGCAAGATCAAGGTGCAGGGCGACATGACCAAGCTGATGGCGATGCAGGCCGGTCCGATCGACCCGTCGGCCCAGAAGCTGGCCGAGGCGATCTCGGCCATGACCGAAGAGATCGAGGACGCCTGA
- a CDS encoding class I SAM-dependent methyltransferase, translating to MPFESSGKRAGRFGRLSTATLTTSTGQRVALNAQRWWDDCSAVDEKLLSLAVGPVLDVGCGPGRLVALLAQRGIEAVGIDVAPGAVESTRHRGGDALVRSVFEPLPNEGGWHTALLFDGNVGIGGDPEQLFDRLGSVLAPGGTIVAELEGPGSRRRKDLVRLEGQAGTSGWFPWAWLGVDDVEAAAATAGLVTTSHHAIEDRHFVMLSMPAAPRILR from the coding sequence GTGCCCTTCGAATCGAGCGGGAAACGAGCGGGCAGGTTCGGTCGTTTGAGCACCGCCACCTTGACAACCAGCACCGGCCAGCGGGTAGCCCTCAATGCGCAGCGCTGGTGGGACGACTGCTCGGCCGTCGATGAGAAGCTGCTGTCGCTGGCGGTCGGCCCCGTTCTCGACGTTGGGTGCGGGCCGGGCCGCCTGGTCGCCCTGCTCGCCCAACGGGGCATTGAGGCGGTAGGCATCGACGTGGCCCCCGGAGCGGTCGAGTCCACACGCCATCGTGGCGGCGACGCCCTGGTGCGATCGGTTTTCGAGCCCCTGCCCAACGAGGGTGGATGGCACACCGCCCTGCTCTTCGATGGAAACGTGGGCATCGGCGGGGATCCGGAGCAGCTCTTCGACCGCCTTGGCAGCGTGCTCGCACCCGGCGGGACGATCGTGGCCGAGCTCGAGGGCCCCGGCAGTCGGCGCCGGAAGGACCTGGTGCGCCTCGAAGGCCAGGCCGGCACGAGTGGCTGGTTTCCCTGGGCCTGGCTCGGCGTCGACGACGTCGAGGCCGCCGCCGCAACCGCTGGGCTGGTCACCACCTCCCACCATGCGATCGAGGACCGCCATTTCGTCATGCTCTCGATGCCGGCGGCGCCGAGGATTCTTCGCTGA
- a CDS encoding CoA ester lyase: protein MQPPKDFFRPLALGAPTPIREVPARPSRMIHFFDPSNAKMAAKVPELAKKADVLLGNLEDAISADKKEAAREGLVEIALATDFGDTQLWTRINSLDSPWCLDDLTRLVPAIGHKLDVIMVPKVEGAEDIHYIDRLLAQLEAQAGLDRPILVHALLETARGVANVEEICGASPRMQGLSLGPADLAADRRMKTTRVGGGHPGYVVRADPDPDDAEAPRPSYQQDLWHYTMARMVDACATYGIFPYWGPFGDIRDTVACEDQFRNAYLMGCVGSWSLHPVQIDIAKKVFSPEPSEVAWARNVIHQMGDGTGAVMIDGKMQDDATVKQCKVVVELAEALSANDPELAASYQAATDAVMGGGSN, encoded by the coding sequence ATGCAACCCCCCAAGGATTTCTTCCGTCCGCTCGCCCTCGGCGCGCCGACGCCGATCCGAGAGGTGCCCGCCCGCCCGTCTCGAATGATCCACTTCTTCGACCCATCCAACGCGAAGATGGCGGCCAAGGTGCCGGAGCTGGCGAAGAAGGCCGACGTGTTGCTGGGCAACCTCGAGGATGCGATCTCGGCGGACAAGAAGGAGGCTGCCCGCGAGGGGCTGGTCGAGATCGCGCTGGCCACCGACTTTGGTGACACGCAGCTGTGGACCCGCATCAACAGCCTCGACTCGCCGTGGTGCCTCGACGACCTCACCCGCCTGGTGCCCGCAATCGGGCACAAGCTCGACGTGATCATGGTGCCCAAAGTGGAGGGCGCCGAGGACATCCACTACATCGACCGCCTGCTCGCTCAGCTCGAGGCCCAGGCCGGCTTGGACCGGCCGATCCTGGTGCACGCCCTGCTCGAGACCGCTCGAGGCGTGGCCAACGTCGAGGAGATCTGCGGTGCCAGCCCCCGCATGCAGGGGCTGTCGTTGGGCCCCGCCGACCTGGCGGCCGACCGGCGCATGAAGACCACCCGCGTCGGGGGTGGGCACCCGGGCTACGTCGTGCGCGCCGACCCCGACCCCGACGATGCCGAGGCGCCCCGTCCCAGCTACCAGCAGGACCTGTGGCACTACACGATGGCCCGCATGGTCGATGCCTGCGCCACTTATGGCATCTTCCCGTACTGGGGGCCGTTCGGCGACATCCGCGACACGGTCGCCTGCGAGGACCAGTTCCGCAACGCCTATCTGATGGGCTGCGTCGGCTCGTGGTCGCTGCACCCGGTGCAGATCGATATCGCCAAGAAGGTGTTCTCGCCCGAGCCCTCCGAGGTGGCCTGGGCCCGCAACGTCATCCACCAGATGGGTGACGGCACCGGTGCAGTGATGATCGACGGCAAGATGCAGGACGACGCCACCGTCAAGCAGTGCAAGGTGGTCGTCGAGCTGGCAGAGGCGCTCAGCGCCAACGACCCGGAGCTGGCCGCCAGCTACCAGGCGGCGACCGATGCCGTCATGGGCGGGGGGTCGAACTGA
- a CDS encoding CoA ester lyase, translating to MGEAGSSQAGSSSAALRPRRSVLYMPGANARALEKAQGLAADSLILDLEDAVAPDAKAEARDRVVDAVTSGAYGGRELTIRVNGLDTAWHADDLAAAAGAGPAAVVVPKVNSPADVATIEAGLVSGGAPDHTKIWAMVETPQAMLDCANIAAASERLTVLVMGTNDLAKELHAEHVPGRQPLLTGLGLCLLAARATGKVILDGVYNDVRDLEGFAAECRQGAAMGFDGKTLIHPGQLEAANAAFAPDDDEIAASREIIEAFEAAEREGRGVATVNGRMIENLHVENAQRVLAMADAIAAAGG from the coding sequence ATGGGCGAGGCAGGTTCGTCACAGGCCGGTTCGTCATCGGCAGCCCTGCGCCCGCGCCGGTCGGTGCTGTACATGCCCGGCGCCAATGCCCGGGCGCTCGAGAAGGCCCAGGGCCTGGCCGCCGACTCGCTGATCCTCGACCTCGAGGACGCGGTGGCTCCCGACGCCAAGGCAGAGGCCCGCGACCGGGTGGTCGATGCGGTCACCTCCGGCGCCTACGGCGGTCGTGAGCTGACCATCCGGGTCAACGGGCTGGACACCGCCTGGCACGCCGACGACCTGGCGGCAGCGGCAGGGGCGGGCCCCGCCGCCGTCGTGGTGCCCAAGGTGAACTCGCCCGCCGACGTCGCGACGATCGAGGCCGGCCTTGTCTCGGGTGGCGCGCCCGATCACACCAAGATCTGGGCGATGGTCGAGACGCCCCAGGCGATGCTGGACTGCGCCAACATCGCTGCGGCATCCGAGCGCCTGACCGTCCTGGTGATGGGCACCAACGACCTGGCCAAGGAGTTGCACGCCGAGCACGTGCCCGGTCGCCAGCCACTGCTGACCGGGTTGGGCCTGTGCCTGCTCGCCGCCCGGGCCACCGGCAAGGTCATCCTCGACGGCGTGTACAACGATGTGCGCGACCTGGAGGGGTTTGCCGCCGAGTGTCGCCAGGGTGCAGCGATGGGCTTCGACGGCAAGACACTGATCCATCCGGGGCAGCTCGAAGCCGCCAATGCCGCGTTCGCCCCCGATGACGACGAGATCGCCGCATCGCGGGAGATCATCGAGGCGTTCGAGGCCGCCGAGCGCGAGGGTCGTGGCGTGGCGACGGTCAACGGTCGGATGATCGAGAACCTGCACGTGGAGAACGCCCAGCGCGTGCTGGCGATGGCCGACGCCATCGCCGCCGCCGGCGGGTAG
- a CDS encoding thioesterase family protein produces MGEFERATAVEPGERPGRYRAEIAEGWDIGGNANGGYLLAIAARALVAATGRPAPVSLTAHYLSPGQPGRLDIDTTVIREGRRFATATATLSAAGRPVLTALGTFGEPGGGPGNIEVASWVDGGPPDLPPPEDCAGDPDRAEAAAAVAIQQPPSFATRVEQRLHPEDIGFFRGEPTGEARIRGWFRLRNGEPMDAIALTCAIDAFPPTIFNLDLPVGWTPTLELTVHVRRRPAPGWLACAFTTRFVTDGLLEEDGEIWDSEGHLVAQGRQLALVPRPTGTVPSGL; encoded by the coding sequence ATGGGCGAATTCGAGCGAGCCACCGCGGTTGAACCAGGCGAGCGTCCGGGCCGGTATCGGGCCGAGATCGCCGAGGGGTGGGACATCGGCGGCAACGCCAACGGCGGGTATCTGCTCGCCATCGCCGCCCGGGCGCTGGTGGCGGCGACCGGCCGACCCGCGCCGGTGAGCCTGACCGCCCACTACCTGTCGCCCGGCCAGCCCGGTCGGCTCGACATCGACACGACCGTGATCCGGGAGGGACGGCGCTTCGCCACAGCGACGGCCACGCTGTCCGCTGCGGGGCGTCCGGTGCTGACGGCGCTGGGCACCTTCGGCGAGCCGGGCGGTGGGCCCGGGAACATCGAGGTCGCCAGCTGGGTGGACGGCGGGCCGCCCGACCTGCCGCCGCCGGAAGACTGCGCGGGCGACCCCGACCGGGCCGAGGCAGCGGCCGCCGTGGCGATCCAGCAGCCGCCATCGTTCGCCACCCGGGTCGAGCAGCGCCTCCACCCCGAGGACATCGGGTTCTTCCGCGGGGAGCCGACCGGTGAGGCACGAATTCGGGGATGGTTCCGCCTGCGCAACGGCGAGCCGATGGACGCCATCGCGTTGACCTGTGCGATCGACGCCTTTCCCCCGACGATCTTCAACCTCGATCTTCCGGTTGGATGGACGCCGACCCTCGAGCTGACCGTGCACGTCCGGCGTCGTCCGGCCCCGGGATGGCTCGCCTGCGCGTTCACCACCCGCTTCGTCACCGACGGCCTGCTGGAGGAGGACGGCGAGATCTGGGACTCCGAAGGTCACCTGGTCGCCCAGGGTCGTCAGCTGGCACTGGTGCCCCGCCCGACCGGCACCGTTCCGTCCGGGTTGTAG
- a CDS encoding aminotransferase class V-fold PLP-dependent enzyme: protein MSAPRAYLDGASTQPLRPEARAELIEAWAEPAGDPGRMHTEGMEARARLEWARERVATAVGARSRSVVFTSGGSEAIAAAAYGATERGPHSVAAAVEHSAVRSWAERGPVTWVDVDRSGRVDTEGLLDGVNASTSAEPTGLVHLQWANHEVGTRQRVAEVVASCRERDVLCHIDACGALGHDPIAFDDLGADLMSVSAHKLGGPPGIGALLVRRGLRLDPLIVGGDQERARRAGMEAVGPACGFAAALEAATADLDDSARFARTQTDRVIAWAEGTEGVRVLGDPVDRLDHLVCLGFDDVEPQPLLIGLDQAGVAVHSGSSCATEGLEPSPVLAAMGVDDQRSMRVSLSWSTTVADVSAFLDAAPEVLGSLRSLRAGT, encoded by the coding sequence GTGAGCGCCCCTCGGGCCTACCTTGACGGAGCGTCGACCCAGCCACTTCGCCCCGAGGCCCGTGCCGAGCTGATCGAGGCGTGGGCCGAACCCGCGGGCGACCCGGGGCGTATGCACACCGAAGGCATGGAGGCCCGGGCCCGGCTGGAGTGGGCCCGGGAGCGGGTGGCGACGGCGGTCGGGGCCCGCAGCCGGTCGGTCGTGTTCACCTCGGGCGGCTCTGAAGCGATCGCCGCAGCCGCCTACGGCGCCACCGAGCGGGGCCCACACTCGGTGGCCGCCGCGGTCGAGCACTCGGCAGTGCGCTCCTGGGCCGAGCGGGGCCCGGTCACCTGGGTGGACGTCGACCGGTCGGGTCGCGTCGATACCGAAGGGCTGCTCGACGGGGTGAACGCATCCACATCGGCTGAGCCCACCGGCCTGGTGCACCTGCAGTGGGCCAACCACGAGGTGGGTACGCGCCAACGGGTCGCCGAGGTGGTCGCATCCTGCCGCGAACGGGATGTGCTGTGCCACATTGACGCATGCGGGGCGTTGGGACACGACCCGATCGCCTTCGACGACCTGGGCGCAGACCTGATGTCGGTCTCCGCCCACAAGCTGGGCGGACCGCCCGGCATCGGCGCCCTGCTCGTGCGTCGCGGACTGCGTCTCGACCCGCTGATCGTCGGTGGCGACCAGGAACGGGCGCGGCGGGCAGGCATGGAGGCGGTCGGTCCGGCCTGCGGGTTTGCTGCCGCTCTCGAGGCCGCAACGGCCGACCTGGACGACAGCGCCCGCTTCGCCCGCACCCAGACCGACCGGGTCATCGCCTGGGCCGAGGGCACCGAGGGGGTCAGGGTGCTCGGCGATCCGGTCGACCGGCTGGATCACCTGGTGTGCCTGGGGTTCGACGACGTCGAACCCCAGCCGTTGCTGATCGGCCTCGACCAGGCCGGCGTGGCGGTGCACTCCGGCTCATCCTGCGCCACCGAGGGCCTGGAGCCCTCACCGGTGCTCGCCGCCATGGGCGTGGACGACCAGCGTTCGATGCGGGTCTCGCTCAGCTGGTCGACCACCGTCGCCGACGTCAGCGCGTTTCTCGACGCCGCGCCCGAGGTGCTCGGCTCGCTGCGCTCCCTGCGCGCAGGCACCTAA